DNA from Mobula hypostoma chromosome 4, sMobHyp1.1, whole genome shotgun sequence:
ATCTGTTTCAAATAATTAAGGTTAATACCCTGGGGGAAATAAGGTCAACATTTCTCAATAACTGCAACTGAAACAGCACTCTACTAAAGGGTCTGGAATGTTTGctttccttcaaggaaaataaGTTTATTGACTTCTAAGTAATTAGTTTAACACTCAAGATTAAACTGCCATGAACAGTTTCCCAGCATAATTAGAAAACATACGATAGTTCCTCTGCAATATTTTTCTCattcatctttttttttgaagaacacAGGTTAGGAAACATTAGATGTTAATTTGCTGTGAAAATTTAATAATGTTGAAAACTTTAAGTAACAGTCACTTTATAACTCAAACCCACTGCATTGGACAATGTCATATTTAACAAATACTTcctaaaacttttttttaaaatatcaaatattgaaacataTTAAAATCATAATTAGAAGCAAAAGCCTTACCCTTTTAAAAGCCACGGGTTTATAGACGTCAGAGCTAATAACTTAAGATAAAACCAAATAGCCGTCGGGAAAAACACAAGCGTAAAGGCCTGTACAAACATATGAAGTTTGACATGCATCAGAGCATTGGTCAGCTCCTGAAACacgagaaagagagaaaaacagtttACCCAAGAGCACAATACTTCCGtgaatttaaaatatttatttactttccAAACAAACCTTACTGAAACTATAAACAGGATTTATTGAAAAAGCACCTCCATGATTTTCTCTTTTCCAGTTAGAATACTCAATACCCAAAATCTATTAGATCATAGGTATAAAATCTCAGAATACTATTAAAACTATGTCTGGATAGTATCACCAGTGATTTTTCCATACATTTGGTCTTCAGCcaaatataataataaacaatGTCATTCTTGGCTCAGTGTCTGTGCTTTCATTTCCAAGTCAAATGTTCATGGACACCAGTTGCAGGCTAGTCTGAAGTTCTGACAAgtcggttcatggcctcctcttgggcCAAGATGAGGACACCCAAGGGTGgcagagcaacaccttgtattccatcagtgtagcctccaaccgaatggcatgaatattgatttaccCTTTCCAGTTAAAAAATCTTCTCCCTATTCCCTACTTTGACCTTTCATCTCTTCTCACCTATTTATCACTCCCTTcagagtcccctcctccttcccctcctcccatggtccactcttctctacTATCGGAGTCTTTCTTCTCCACTCCTCGACTTTTCCCACCCAGCTTCatccatcatcttccagctagcctctttcccctcccccacctttttattctagcatcttccccccttcTCAGTCCAGAAAAAGGGGctgagcctgaaatgtcgactgtttattcatctccatagatgctgcctgacctgctgacattctccagcactttgtatgtattgctttgaatttccagcatctgcaaacttgctcatGTTTATAGTCTGATGTTCCACTGCTGAAATACCATCATTTGTATAATGTTTTTAAAAGATGAATGTGAAGATCCAGAAAATGTCTTCAAAGTGAAAAATATACATATATGCAGGTTTAAGTTCATTTTCAACATTGCTAAAATAAACTGTTTTCACCTCATTGTTAATTCTGGGATCAAGCTGAGTACAGATTAGTGTTGAACGTCCACACAGCATACCTGTGTCTGCAGAACATTAATTCTGGCTGGTTTAGGTGTGGTGAGGTGAATTCTTCAGCATATTGCTGAGAAATACTAGCAAGGCAAGTTCTGTCATTGGATTCCATGCAAGTCCTTTGACAGATTTCTAACTActtgtttcttcccctccctccatccgcaccccctccccccccccgcccccggccaTTTCCGATTGCACTGTTCACATGCAGCTAAGAAAATAGGGCACTTCTCAATTCCTTGTAATGATTTTTATGCTTGTTAAGATACAACAGAGAAGAAATACTCTTGTTTCTTGGAAGATGCTAGATTCCCAGAGAACTACAACTTGGGTTTCCAAACTAACATGGTAGAGCTAGAAGGTGGTATAACATAAAATCAAGTCTTTATTCAGTGTTTGTAATAATCATGTAAAATGAATAGGTGGTGTATCACCCAAAAAACAAACAGTTCTTTTCGAAGTGGGATCTTCTCACTTACAAGGTTATGATACAGATCTCCTGGGCACTGCTGCTAACATCAACTGATTATCTAAAAGTAACCAATTTTTCTTTACTTTTAACCAAAGTGACATTTAACCAAAGAATCTTCAAGGGGATAAATGAACAGAAATCAAGCCATTTGTTATTAGAAAAGAAACAAAAGTAACCCATAGCCACCTTTATGCATCTCTTAGCAGCTTGATTAGAGTCAAGTgtataaaatttaaaatattacacacagtgtataaaattataaaagcaaTAAATGGGCAGGGGAGAAAACTAAGATAGCAGGTGTCTAATCACATCCAACAAAATAGGTTTTGAAATGTAATATCATTATAATGGATTTggctcagagttcaaagtaaatttatttccaAAGTACGTagatttcaccatatacaaccctgagaaacattttcctgtgggcatcctCAGCAAATCTAGAATAGCAGCCATAACAAGATCAGTAaaaagatcagccagagtgcagaagacaacaaactgtgcaaatgcaaatataaataaatagcaataaatagtgagataacaaaataaaaagtccttaaagtgagatcactggttgtgggaatatctcagtgaatgagcaagtgagtgtagtttgttcaagagcttgatggttgagaggtagtagctgttcttgaacctggtggagtaaGTCCTAAGGCTCTTATATGTTCTTCCGGAGCATCACAAAAAACAATCAAGCATAATTATATAAGATGATTTAGTGGTGCTCACTAAGGTATAAAGATTGCCATACCAAAAGGACCCTTCTACTTCTCTCCAAATTGTTCCACAGAATCATTACATTCTAACCAAACCATTACATGGATGCTCAATTTAATTTTCATCCAAAAGACAGAACTCTAAATGAGGATTGATATTTAAGCCATGGCTTCCTGACTGAAACATTCACATATGCTCAAAGAACTGCAACTCAGCAGAAAATCATTAGAAATCTTTTGAAATAGGcttcatattttttaaaaaatcctacaATTTGTTCCCAATATTTCAAGGCAGTAAACTGGATATTAAAATGAATTTAATAAAACTGCACATGTATACAAAACTAGAAAATGCTGCCAACAAGTCATGCAGCACTTCTGCAGCAAGAGAGGAACGTGGAAAAAAACTCCCATTGGAACTGAAAAATGTAATTTATCACATCTTTAACAtgaaactcaaacaacaggaattctgcaaatgctggaaattcaagcaacatacatcaaagttgctggtgaacgcagcaggccaagcagcatctataggaagaggcgcacctcttcctatagatgctgcttggcctgctgcgttcaccagcaactttgatgtatgttgctttaacaTGAAACTGCTGAGTTTTGTCAGGAGTTTCTAGCATTCAGCTTTTTGATATATACACATTCTAATATTCTAAATTTAGCTCTAATTACATTTTGGCTTGCACATGACATACTTCATTGACAAAGAAACACAGGCCTACACATAGTAGTTGGAAATTTGTTGGCAATATTTTGTTTGTTTGCCAAtattttacaaagccatgctttGATTGCATTAAGTCTGAATCATGAAAACTTACCTCAGTCTTTAATGAAAGCCCACTGTTAAAAAATATAGTAGAAACGGCAATATAAGTTATCGTAATTTCTGGTTTCAATGGCCCTattaaaaagtaaaatacaaaatcaaaacTTGATTAGAAAAGAGATAACTTTTTAAGTGTTGAAGTTCAGAACACAAAATATTTAAGTCAAATACCAAAATGAAACATCAGGTATCTTCAAATgtaaaaaaagtaaaaaatacTTAATATTATTTTCTATTTGTTCAGTTTATTGCTTAATATTACATTATCGGCTGTGTAGTCTACACTGAGCTGAAGTCGACTAAACTTGGGAATGCTTTAATTTGTTCATCAAATCTATATTTCCTCCAGTTAAAAATTTAAATGACCCACCCTTAATAATTCTTAAAGTTCCAGAAGGTAATTTGTATTGGCTAAGATACAGAAATTATTTTGTAATAGTGCAATGATTTTTTTGTAAAAACATTCAACTGAGCTGGTTAGGCCACAGTTTAACATCTTATCAAAAGGCTGTacttgtttaatatcatttgtaAGCAACAGATATTAAAGATGCTCTATAGTACACTCAAAATTCTAAGGAGTAATATTAGAAGATTAGGAGATTATTAGGGATGGTTGGTTTGCTGATTACTATACTTCTACTCTGATCAACATACAAGGTCACCCACATATTTAATGTAATTCACCCAAGAGAAAGTATGTAAAAATACATCCAGCATAGAAATCAGCAGCACAAAGTAATTCCCCAATAAGAAAAAAGACATTATAATAATAGATCAACTTTATAACTTAAATTATGAGATCAATACACTTGCAAATAAAATCAATTTTCAATGCAATATTTGGAATGTCACTATACACAATAACCACTATGAATAATATGACATTTTAAGTAAAACAAAAGAAGTTTCAGTCAGAATGTCACTATACACAATAACCACTATGAATAATATGACATTTTAAGTAAAACAAAAGAAGTTTCAGTCACTATTTATTCAGGTTTAGCTCACTTTAAGCAGACATTCTTGCTGCTTCACTGTATTACCACAAAAACATTAGTGACATTCTCCAAGTTGGATGATTGCATGTTGCATCACAAAACTTTTAAGCTGACATTGTAACAATACTGAGGGAGAGCTGCAATCTTTTTGCATTTAAACCAAGACTTCTTTTAGAGCCTACCACCATTTCAAAGAACAAAGAAGCTAGCCCAGTGTCTCAAAAAAATCCCCCAATTAACATCATAAAAAAGTTATTGCAATTGGGTTGGCTGTAAGTTTGCTTTGGGCAAATTGGCTGACACGTTAGCTAAATTTTGAAGTACTTAATTGACAAAGTGGTTTGGTGTGTCCAAAGAAAAGTGCTATACAACTTATTGTACCAATGGGAATGACTTTGCAAATATTCACACTAGCTGTAAAGTTAATCTTCATtctttgtaaagcaataaaatatAAATACCACCAAAATATCACCATGAACAAAGAGTGGCATttctctttcccattcctcactctGATTAacttctcacaccttctcttctctgcacctgcccatcatctctctctggttaccccctccttcccttccgtcccctgtcctctcttattagatcCCTTCTTCTACCACCTATCCTTCCCCAGTTTCTTACTTCTACCTCTttccccacctggtctcacccatcacctactagcttgtactccttcccctcccatctcCTTATTCTGAATTCTGCCGCTTTGCCTCTCCAGTGCTGAAGCAGGTTCCGGCTtgcaacgtcgactgtttattcccctccatagatagtgtatgacttgctgagttcctccagcattgtgtgtgtgtattattgctcaaggtttctagcatctgcagaatctttcgtGTTTATAATGGATAAGCACTTTGTGAGTAGATATATATTTGTGTTTTAAAGCACCGAGGTATCATTACATTCACAAACAAATGAGTTTGAAACGTGTCATCCGCAAGGTTGGTAATGTGCACAAGGAGGCAAAACCTGCAACACTCCCAGTCTTAATGGGAATTAGAAGTGGTACAGGCTTGGACGCGCAATCAAGTTGCTCCCTGAATGATTCCCATACAAACGGGCCTGTTCATGTTCCGCCGGTGTACAGCTCAGCCACCAGGTTTCTCTCCTGCCTTACACACCCGACCACTGAGGCTTACCTCCATGCATCCCCACGGAAGGCTGTAGTTTCGCAAAGGTGATCACCAGCACGATGCCCAGCAGGAACCACTGCCGCCTCACACGCTCCAGCAGCCCCATGACGGGGAAGAGAACAGAGCCGGTCTGGCCCCGCGACGTCTGCACGTCTCACTGCGCCGCAACAACCACCCAATTCCGCTTCCACCGCCGGACACAAGCGGCACGTCAGGAGGCGGAACCGAGGAGGAGCAACACCGGGGCGGAGGCAAGCATCTTTTTAAAGGATAGCTGGCACCAATAGCCCGACAATAAGGGCGCGCTGCGAGCCATGGGCCTGCTGCGATCGTCCACCGTGGATCCCGCTCCCGCCGACAGGACGCCGGCGACTCGCGAGGCCGTAGGACAGCGATGTGCAAGTTCAGTACCAGCTGATTATAATCCTGCTTTTCGGGAGTCTGCAATTATATAACGCATGCTTAAAACACACCAAACGGTGCAATATACATACCTGTCGTGTGTGGGCGCCAGGCATCGCGTTGCACGTCTAAATTTTGACGTAAATCCAAAACAGATCTTATTGTTCTATTTCAACAAATGTTGAGTTAGTTATTATTGGGATTATTTAAAACGTGTTCTAAAATGTTTTAGTAATGTATATTAAAATATTATTCAGTTCTTAAAAACTACTGACGGCATGAAGAGgggaatgaatgaatattcagtCAGAGGCTGGCTTCGCCACCAACATGCAGAGAAGGTCTCCACCGTCATCTACAAATTACAAGCGTGAAATTATGCCTTTGGCAATATTTATGCCTCGTGTCGCGGAAGAAGCTGCAGCCTAATTTTGGCATTTTTGCTAATATATAGGACGAATAGTTTAGGAAAGGACACTGAACAATGTTGTGGAGACGTGAACTGAGGCAAATAGTGGAAATGTACAGTATTTTGCATTTCGTAGTGTAATGCTCTGAGTGAAAGTATTTGATGCCGAGGTGAGATTGCAAAATTAACTCGCATTTCTAATTTACAATTCTATTCACCTTGTGCATCATTCTAATTTAAAATAAGTGAGGAGAAAAATTTGATGCCATGTTGTTCTATGATCTCTGTTTTGAATTGACTTTTTAACTGCATAAGAATGGTTCAAATAACATCCAATATTCAACGCTGTAGGATCCTTTCATTTATTGGAAAATATTATTTGTCTCTGCATGAAGCAGGTTCAGAGAAACGATGTGGTATAATTAGAGAATTTAGGAAATCCGTCACTATGTAGAAGATTAAAAATACTGGAGAATTCCGAGTGATGTAGGGATTTAAAGAGAGGTGCAAAATGTACTTAAAGTAAGATTGCATAAATTACAAGTTGGGTAAACAAACAAATCCACAGGGGGAAAAAGGTCTGGCATTTTTCCTTAGGATAATACATGTTTGGATCTCACTTTCCCAGTTAGCACTTGGTTAGTAAATGCTAAGGGAGGAAGTGGATTTTTATCATTATCTTTAAGATTGGAAGATTATAAGGACCAACTGTTTGGAAAATTAGGTTCACCTTGGTAGAAAATCATGGTAGTGTTATCTGGAAAATGTAAAAGGTTGATCGTTACTCCCAGTAACTGACAAAGTGGTGCTTATTATCTGTCTTAGTTTGTTGTGAGAAGGCCTTGAGAACTCAATTATAAAACAAGCGATTGGGTAGAAGATTAAATTTCAAGTATAGATGCACTAAAGCCAGACCAGACCAAGGTGATCAAATTAGCTGTTTACAACTAAATAGccaattttaaaatgttttgaatTGCTTACTCACAAGAATGTggcttgttggaccagaagggttgttaccatgctgtatcacttAAAAAGAATTATACACCAGAAGAACGGGCCATTGgaaccaactcatccatgccaaccagtaGTACCTTCCATATTAACCCTATCACCCAACACTTCGTCCATAGTCCTCTATGTTTAAGTGATTCAAATGCTCCTTTAGACACTTAAATACTATCACAACCCAGCTTTAAGCACTCTCTCAGTCAATGAAATTAAGGCACTTAACACTCTGGGTAAGGAAGGTTCCCCCCTTATCCCCACTGTACCATTTCTCCTTACCCTAAATCTttgtcctctagttttatctaCATCTGATATGGGGAAAAGTTTCCTgcagtctaccctatctatattgCTCATAGTTTTATATACTTCAATCACATCCCTTAACCTCCTCCATACCAGTGCAATCAGATCTGCCTTCTCAAGCCTCAGTGTACAACAAAATGGTTCCATCACTGGCAACATTCAGGTGAATTTCCTTTGCAACTTCTCCAGTTCTACTACCTCTTAGACCTTGGTGACTAGGGCTGCACATGGTACTCCAGATGAGGTCAAAAAAGATTTTACCAAGTTTGAGCATGATCTCCCTAATTCTTTATTTGATGCTCCAACCTACAATAGCCAGTAGCCTATATGCCTTCCTAATCAAGTTCCTACCTGCATTGCCATCTTTGTGACTTGTATTTTATTGCAggacagtcctgaagaagggtcttggcccaaaacattgactgttttttcatttccatagatgctgcctgatctgctgagttcctccagtattttgggtgtgttgctttggatttccagcatctgcaggctttctcgtgtttatgtatTTTACTTATTTTGAAATTGTGTTTAGAGATTACAAGTTTGAGGAACAATATTTCCTAAGACCCTACCATTTATGGTTTATGTTCCAGCAGTTTATGACCTACCCTTACTAGTGCTcctaaaatgcaacaccttacatctgtctgaattaaactccatctccaGCATTTTTCACCATTCCTTGTGACCTTCCCCTCGGAGGTGGAAAGttttgtcctcagtaagggccttaccttttcccccttcacccacacctcagtgagttctgcgTCCGCCACAACACCAAGCTCTGCCTGCGTCACCTCCGTCTGAGCCCACTTGTTTGGCAAGAATACTCCACCttgcaccgatgaccccttctccggTCTCcggtcctcctcctcttcttggacgcACCACTCTGGTTTTCTGcctgctctgaatcttttcatctctaattgccaAAGAGGCATCAAATTGGCTTGTCTTCAgcactcctccctcctcctcgaACTTCACaccctctgaatgcactgccctcccctctctccacaccaatcccaaccttaccacCAAACCAGCAGACGAAAGAGATGCCGTTGCAGTCTGGCAGACTGACCGTTCCTTTGCTGAGACCAGGCGGCAACCCACAGACCCTTCCTCTTACTTACCCTACTGCGGACCGTCACAAAACTGTCTCCGTAATagagggttgaaaaaaaaattagatataatagggcttacTAAAATGAATTGAatcaacccaaaaaattttcaaaattgaaaccatattcgaagagtatatttaactattgggttattcatttgtttattcaattttgaAAGAGCAAAAGGAAGCGAGGTCCCTAgaatagaacccaatgaaaacccttgtacagatttacattcaagatttacacAATGTGGACTAGAAATTGTATCCAAGTTCCATGTCCAAAATTtgaaatatcgaatattaattgcccaatagtgaAATCTAAAGTTGGGCAATGCCAAACTACCCTCCTTTTTGGGCTTCTGTAAGTATCTTTTACCTAATCTAGgaattttattctgccatatatatgaggaaattttagagttaacattatcaaaaaaggattttggaataaaaattggtaacgcttgaaataaatataaaaatttaggtaagatAATCATCTTGACAGCATTTATCCGGCAATTAATGACAAAGACATcggtgaccatttagtaagcaAGCATTTAATCTGATccattaaaggtaaaaaaaaattagccttaaataaatccttgtGCTTTCTAGTAATTTTGACCCCTAAATAAGTAAAGTAATCAGTAACCAATCTTCATATTATTAGCCCTATTATATATAAATTTTTTTACAACCCTTTACTACGGACCAAGCCTATTTGGTCTGGAAAGCCAAAGGTATAcgattttgtgatctatttttagataattgtttcatgtcttttgaacaattatctaataaatataatttacctcgATCCCacttctttagatatttacagattagaaactttttaaatactgttcttacTACCTTTCTGAATCTATATCCAATGTATATTATggaaaaattttagatttaaatccctCTCAAAAAGGTTCAATAGCAATAATTTATAATATTATGAAAATTAAtccagatgtatctaataaaattaaaaatgattgggaaagggaacttaaccTCACGttacctacagagaaatggggaaaaaaatttcaattagttaattcttcctctctatgtgctaaacatgtgttgatacagtttaaagtagtacacagtgctcatatgtctaaggataaattagctcgttattattctcatataaatcctatatgtgacagatgtcattctgagctagcttccttaactcatatgttgtggtcatgtcctttgttgaagaagtattggaaagatatctttgatagatattatttcaactgttttggatattgatttacaacctcaccctattactgcaatttttggtttaccagtGAAAGAACAAACTCATTTGACCTCTTCAtcttgtcggatgattgcatttgttacattaatggctagaagatccatactactaaattggaaagagattaatcctcctactacatttcaatggttctctcaaactatgtcatttttaaattaaaaaaaaattagaaatgtcatttatgatccttctattaaattcaaagagacttggaggccatttattcaatactttcatatgatgtagtttgaccctCTCCAAATCTATTCTGCTACTTTTAAATATATggagagaggagcggagttaatggcACCATTGGTTTTATCTGATGTAACATAATAGcccatttcttttttttctttttttttaggttAGTTGATTAGTTTGATTTAGATTagggttttttttccttattggggcatattttttttgcttttttctttttccagggtatttttgtatttttttctatatacTACTATATTTGTACTCTGTAGGATTTTGGGAGGTTAATATCTGTGTATTAACTGTGTTTCTATCCATGTATACTAGTTACTAACAATGTAAGCCCTGTAGCTTTGTATCAATTTTTTGTAATGTTTGAGattttgatattaataaaaagattgaaaaagaaaattgtgtcggacaccatcactgacctcatcaattCTGGAGAattccatccactgccaccaaactcatagttcccttatctgcactgctcatttctacctcctacccaagatccacaaacctgactatcTGGGCAGGCCCATTGCCTCTACCTGCTTCTATCCCAATAAACTTGTGTCTTcatacctcgactccattctaACCCTTTTGGTTCAATCCCTTTCTACCTACATCCACAATACTTTGCATCCTGTTGATCTTGACAAGTTTCAATTCCCTGGCTCTtattgcctcattttcaccatggatgttcagtccctatacacttctatcccctgtCAATgtggccttaaagctctccaattttcatttctttatttattgaaatacaataGGTTTCGAGactttgagccacgccgcccagcaatcccctgatttaattgtatcctaatcactggacaatttacaatgaccaattaacctactaactggtaccttTCTTTTGGATTGTGGAGTGCTCCTTTCTCAACAAACGACCTAACCAGctcccctccacaccatcctTCTCTGTCTGGCaataccctcaacaatttctccttcctccAGGCTCAAGAGCAGCCACAtggaccccagctatgcctgcctttttgttggctacatagaGCAGTTCATATTCCAGGC
Protein-coding regions in this window:
- the slc10a7 gene encoding sodium/bile acid cotransporter 7 isoform X2 → MGLLERVRRQWFLLGIVLVITFAKLQPSVGMHGGPLKPEITITYIAVSTIFFNSGLSLKTEFADCWLYAASSVICCNPYQSSWWK